The Stratiformator vulcanicus genome has a segment encoding these proteins:
- a CDS encoding Imm27 family immunity protein, which yields MNCKCDEISEINGASARTYADLHLKSISVDTNLWLEHYQCPSTGILFTMDYPESDYHGGGPPRLRKGTSPDKP from the coding sequence ATGAATTGCAAGTGCGATGAGATATCAGAAATAAATGGTGCATCGGCAAGAACTTATGCCGACCTTCACCTCAAATCGATAAGTGTCGATACAAATTTATGGCTTGAGCACTACCAATGCCCGTCGACCGGCATTTTATTTACAATGGATTACCCCGAAAGCGATTACCATGGAGGGGGGCCTCCACGACTGCGTAAAGGAACCAGTCCCGATAAACCTTAA
- the metW gene encoding methionine biosynthesis protein MetW: MAEATTHPPRRQVWGGPNYRYCLPDSMTAMTDELLMREIPPGSRVVDLGCGDGRLLGGLLETHDCSVLGIEFDEDAVIGAIGRGVGVLKLDLDDGLPDLPDDSFDIAVLSETLQQVKRPKRVLKEMKRIAPRAVVMVPNFGHWRVRLQVALRGRAPVTSSLPFEWYDTPNLHVMSMRDFRDLAQQIGFRILKELPIVRGVAVERAWGANLRADSALYVLERCDAPEEPQGS; encoded by the coding sequence ATGGCTGAGGCGACGACACATCCCCCGCGGCGGCAGGTTTGGGGCGGGCCGAATTATCGGTACTGCCTGCCCGATTCGATGACCGCGATGACCGACGAACTGCTGATGCGGGAGATCCCGCCGGGTAGTCGCGTTGTAGACCTCGGTTGCGGTGACGGTCGGCTATTAGGAGGCCTGCTCGAGACGCACGATTGCAGCGTGTTGGGCATCGAATTCGATGAGGATGCCGTGATCGGGGCGATTGGTCGCGGCGTCGGCGTGCTCAAGCTCGACCTCGACGACGGCCTGCCTGACCTGCCGGACGATTCGTTCGATATTGCCGTACTGTCCGAGACGCTGCAGCAGGTCAAGCGGCCCAAGCGTGTGCTCAAAGAAATGAAACGCATCGCCCCGCGGGCGGTCGTGATGGTTCCGAATTTCGGGCACTGGCGGGTCCGGCTTCAAGTCGCGTTGCGAGGGCGGGCCCCGGTCACGTCGTCGCTGCCGTTCGAGTGGTACGACACGCCGAATCTGCACGTGATGTCGATGCGGGATTTCCGCGATCTCGCCCAGCAAATCGGGTTTCGGATATTAAAGGAACTGCCGATCGTCCGCGGCGTCGCCGTCGAGCGGGCCTGGGGAGCCAATCTGCGGGCGGACAGCGCGCTGTATGTGCTTGAACGCTGTGATGCCCCTGAGGAGCCGCAAGGTTCGTAG
- a CDS encoding histone deacetylase family protein, which yields MPNLFYTDTFVLPLPDGHRFPMSKYRLLRERFEAAERADAILRVPDAATDGQLLRAHDAEYLQRVIEGTLTRKEILRTGFPWSPQMVERSRRSSGATIAACRAALQDGFAANLAGGTHHAFRNAGEGFCIFNDAAVAARELQATGDVGEVLVIDCDVHQGNGTAAICRGDASIFTFSIHGARNFPSRKEVSDLDIGLPDGTEDAPYLEQLNTGLEAVFVRFSPDIVIYVSGADPFEHDRLGRMKLTKEGLARRDRLVYEQCRERQLPVAVVMAGGYAENVTDIVDIHFETIRLGLEVMTSNSE from the coding sequence ATGCCGAATCTGTTTTATACCGACACATTCGTTCTGCCGCTGCCGGACGGGCATCGGTTTCCGATGTCGAAGTATCGGCTGCTGCGCGAGCGATTTGAGGCCGCCGAACGAGCGGACGCAATTCTGCGAGTGCCGGACGCGGCGACCGATGGGCAACTTCTGAGGGCTCACGATGCCGAGTATCTGCAGCGGGTGATCGAGGGCACACTGACCCGGAAAGAGATCCTCCGAACGGGGTTCCCGTGGAGTCCGCAAATGGTCGAGCGCTCCCGCCGGTCGAGCGGGGCGACGATCGCCGCCTGCCGGGCCGCATTGCAAGATGGCTTTGCCGCCAATCTGGCCGGCGGCACGCATCACGCCTTTCGCAATGCGGGGGAGGGCTTTTGCATCTTCAACGATGCCGCAGTCGCCGCACGCGAACTGCAGGCGACGGGCGACGTCGGTGAGGTGTTGGTGATCGATTGCGACGTCCACCAGGGCAACGGGACGGCCGCGATCTGCCGGGGTGACGCTTCGATCTTCACGTTTTCGATTCACGGCGCCCGAAATTTCCCCTCCCGCAAAGAAGTCAGCGATCTCGACATCGGCCTGCCGGACGGCACGGAGGATGCCCCGTATCTCGAGCAACTCAATACCGGTTTGGAAGCAGTGTTTGTTCGGTTCAGCCCCGACATTGTCATCTACGTTTCGGGAGCCGACCCGTTCGAGCATGATCGGCTCGGCCGAATGAAGCTGACCAAAGAGGGACTCGCCCGACGCGATCGGCTTGTCTACGAGCAGTGCCGCGAGCGACAATTGCCGGTGGCTGTCGTAATGGCCGGTGGATACGCGGAAAACGTGACTGACATCGTCGATATCCACTTCGAGACAATCCGCCTCGGCCTCGAAGTAATGACTTCAAATTCTGAATGA
- a CDS encoding DUF3375 domain-containing protein produces MNLRKLKIYFDTSPALGLLRARSAPYVIDFLNRQFKQPGQIAIPRSELLSNLSLYLDDIRDADPDAMGNSAEAYLREWCSSDARWLRRFIEADRDEEVFQLTPYTEDVFAFLDQVLERDLDFVATESRLKMIIETLADLVVGASDDPKKRLAHLKAERDRLQEEIEQIERDGRISKYRPAQIRERFSNAVLLLRQLQGDFRAVEDSFREITTQVLQRQRQGADSRGEILEFALDHEDLLKQEDQGVSFDEFVKLILSPKQTQRLEEIVREVRQIPELSKQREGLEAVRNMITVLQVEAEKVMRTNQNLSATLRRLLDARAFAERKRVSGLLDDIQSLATELRGRPEDETLGLSLDLTAGIESPFRRSFWVEPPRFESVDLSDFQPDDESRQDVFENFAALKHLDWNRLRDQIKHLLSVEDAPSLAELLELHPVSSGLVEVIGYLQIAAEDGHRIDTTDRQEIVVSADDPDATDYLVTVPRVTFVPPKRKRRRKPR; encoded by the coding sequence ATGAACCTGCGGAAGCTAAAGATCTATTTTGACACTTCCCCTGCGCTCGGACTCTTGCGGGCCCGTTCTGCGCCGTACGTGATCGACTTTCTGAACCGGCAATTCAAGCAGCCCGGCCAGATTGCGATCCCCCGCTCCGAATTGCTATCGAACTTGTCGCTCTATCTCGACGATATTCGCGATGCCGACCCGGACGCGATGGGCAATTCGGCTGAGGCCTATCTGCGAGAATGGTGCTCGTCCGACGCCCGTTGGCTACGCCGATTCATCGAGGCCGACCGCGATGAAGAAGTCTTTCAACTCACGCCCTATACCGAAGACGTGTTCGCCTTTCTTGATCAGGTTCTGGAGCGCGATCTTGATTTCGTGGCGACGGAATCCCGACTGAAGATGATCATCGAGACCCTCGCCGATCTTGTCGTGGGGGCATCGGATGATCCCAAAAAACGACTGGCGCACTTGAAGGCCGAACGGGACCGCCTGCAGGAGGAGATCGAACAAATTGAGCGGGACGGTCGGATATCCAAATATCGCCCCGCCCAGATTCGCGAACGATTTTCCAATGCGGTCTTGCTGCTGCGGCAACTGCAGGGCGACTTCCGGGCGGTTGAAGATTCATTTCGCGAAATCACAACGCAGGTGCTCCAGCGGCAACGGCAGGGAGCGGACAGCCGTGGCGAAATCTTGGAGTTTGCGCTCGATCATGAAGACTTACTGAAGCAGGAAGATCAGGGCGTCAGCTTTGATGAGTTCGTCAAATTAATTCTCTCGCCCAAACAGACACAGCGGCTTGAAGAGATCGTCCGCGAGGTTCGGCAAATTCCGGAGTTGTCGAAGCAGCGGGAGGGCTTGGAAGCGGTCCGCAATATGATCACCGTCTTGCAGGTGGAAGCGGAAAAGGTGATGCGGACCAATCAGAATCTCTCCGCCACGCTCCGGCGACTACTTGACGCAAGAGCGTTTGCGGAGCGGAAGCGTGTGTCGGGGCTGTTGGATGACATTCAAAGTTTGGCGACCGAACTTCGCGGCCGACCCGAAGACGAAACGCTCGGTCTCTCGCTCGATTTAACAGCTGGGATTGAATCGCCCTTTCGACGTTCGTTCTGGGTGGAACCGCCCCGATTCGAATCGGTCGACCTCTCCGACTTTCAGCCGGACGATGAGAGTCGCCAAGATGTCTTCGAAAACTTCGCGGCGTTAAAACATCTCGACTGGAATCGCTTGCGCGATCAGATCAAGCACCTGCTGTCTGTCGAAGATGCGCCGTCGCTTGCGGAGCTACTCGAACTGCATCCGGTATCGTCGGGGCTCGTTGAAGTGATTGGCTATCTGCAAATTGCCGCCGAAGACGGGCACCGCATCGATACGACCGACCGGCAGGAGATCGTCGTTTCTGCGGACGACCCCGACGCAACCGACTATCTCGTGACGGTGCCGCGGGTGACGTTCGTGCCACCCAAAAGAAAACGCCGTCGGAAGCCGCGTTGA
- a CDS encoding ATP-binding protein: MKSQSHSAIDALSPRGFRLHRVELLNWGTFHEKIFSIQPNGDSALLIGQNGSGKSTIVDALLTLLVRPGVRNFNVAAGAKKRERDEKSYLLGAYDRGGDEDSLSGRTKYLRPKGDHYTVILATFCNLEIDESFTVAQLLYLSSDQTAQKIYCFAGGERSIQSDFRALKSADELLKTLKSRGFKATKTFQEYEGWLTKATRTKAKAMEVFNQTVAVKDIQKLNDFIRNHMLEAHDWGEKVDRLLSHFNQLSTAHDSLVKVRQQRDYLEPIGKFGQEYATEVQSLEQVTRLKNAAGLYFAQRTIDLFTPHIEAEKIEHAAVANRRRHVATEIDEQDDSRRSLQNQIEQAGGDRLKEIPRLIDVQRERAESKRQRSRSYEEALQALNLELPISEEEFKACRSELTDLQATIETGKDRILLQRDDAVVEVRSLSGRLRELRGELAELSSRRENLPGWCVSLRHDMCQGLGFPVRDLPFAAELIQVHPDERDWESSIEKVLRGFALSLLVPQRYYVPVTNYVEQTRLAVGGRGQRLVYLRVGEQKSSPSSNASPHSLLQKLDYRDGHPLLPWLKAELVKRFDYACCDTIKEFRVAKGLAMTANRHVKSGSMRHDKDDRDHILNPRNFVLGWDNREKKRRLAEEIEQLANDEAELSAALQSIDEQLAGWQRKQQAVEKALEIPFFERIDFESHEDEIQRLEAERRAIESKSSAIQTLKARLDEVVETIDELKLERDQLIGDERELQNSITSAKKQVDKAERQLKDGRRDGRLEEHRKSFEELDLQLADPPMTAESLWERSRQWRDETDGQIADLNERIEPIRNNLTDAMSRFLRVCPERAGDLRATPDYVDDFLQLRSRILEDDLPRFEQRFKERLNRKVIEEIGLFRSSLQQERREIENKIELLNRSLWKLDYRPGMHIRLEPRPIHDAEINDFRIRLDECVEGSFDDSPEANEARFLRIKDLILKLRDDDSRRWRDKVTDVRRWFDFVAAVVEEETSKIVSEYRDSSGQSGGEKSKLAFTILVAAIAYQYDLDPEDPAQDRFRFVVVDEMFSKVDDQYAEYALELFRQFGLQLLIVAPLDAKARVTQAYVGCYLHVVKQEHHSAIYEMTAAEFEQIAEDEISAKPQRRAKVR; encoded by the coding sequence ATGAAATCGCAATCACACTCCGCGATCGATGCACTCTCACCGCGGGGGTTCCGACTTCACCGGGTGGAACTGCTGAACTGGGGAACCTTTCACGAAAAGATATTCTCGATCCAGCCGAACGGAGACTCTGCGCTGTTGATCGGACAGAACGGATCGGGGAAATCGACGATCGTTGACGCCCTGCTAACGCTGCTCGTTCGTCCCGGCGTCCGCAATTTTAATGTCGCTGCGGGCGCGAAGAAGCGTGAACGGGATGAGAAATCTTATTTGCTGGGCGCCTATGACCGCGGGGGCGATGAGGATTCGCTGAGCGGGCGAACGAAATATCTCCGGCCGAAGGGGGATCACTACACCGTCATCCTTGCGACATTCTGCAACTTGGAGATCGATGAGTCCTTTACCGTCGCACAGCTTCTTTATCTGAGTTCTGATCAGACCGCTCAAAAAATCTATTGCTTCGCCGGCGGCGAGAGATCGATCCAAAGTGATTTTCGAGCTTTGAAGTCCGCTGACGAACTCTTAAAGACGCTGAAGAGCCGCGGATTTAAGGCGACCAAGACATTTCAGGAGTACGAGGGTTGGCTCACGAAGGCGACGCGCACCAAAGCCAAAGCGATGGAGGTCTTTAATCAAACCGTTGCCGTCAAAGATATTCAAAAGCTGAACGATTTCATCCGCAATCACATGCTGGAAGCTCACGATTGGGGCGAGAAGGTCGACCGCCTGCTCTCGCACTTCAATCAGCTCAGCACAGCTCACGACAGCCTGGTCAAGGTCCGGCAGCAGCGCGACTATCTTGAGCCGATTGGAAAGTTCGGACAAGAGTACGCCACCGAGGTTCAATCGCTGGAGCAGGTGACGCGACTGAAGAATGCCGCGGGGCTTTATTTCGCTCAGCGAACGATCGATCTGTTCACGCCACACATCGAAGCCGAGAAAATAGAGCACGCGGCCGTTGCGAATCGGCGTCGACATGTGGCGACGGAAATTGATGAGCAGGACGATTCGCGTCGCTCGCTGCAAAATCAAATTGAACAGGCGGGCGGTGACCGTCTGAAGGAGATACCCCGGCTGATCGATGTGCAGCGGGAACGCGCCGAATCGAAGCGACAGAGGTCACGATCATATGAAGAGGCCCTGCAAGCTCTCAACCTCGAACTGCCGATCAGTGAGGAAGAGTTTAAGGCCTGTCGCTCTGAGTTAACGGATTTGCAGGCCACGATTGAAACGGGAAAAGATCGCATCCTCCTGCAACGCGACGACGCGGTTGTTGAGGTCCGCTCGCTATCAGGCAGATTGAGAGAATTGCGGGGGGAATTGGCGGAGCTGTCGAGTCGTCGCGAAAACTTGCCGGGCTGGTGTGTGAGTCTACGACATGACATGTGCCAAGGACTCGGGTTTCCAGTCCGAGACCTGCCGTTCGCGGCCGAGTTAATTCAAGTTCACCCGGACGAACGGGACTGGGAATCATCCATCGAAAAAGTGCTCCGCGGCTTCGCCTTAAGTCTGCTGGTTCCGCAGCGATACTATGTTCCCGTCACAAATTATGTGGAGCAAACGCGGCTCGCAGTCGGCGGGCGGGGACAACGTCTTGTCTATCTTAGGGTTGGCGAGCAAAAGTCTTCGCCGTCCAGTAATGCCTCGCCGCACTCGTTACTTCAGAAACTCGACTACCGCGACGGCCACCCGCTGTTGCCTTGGCTCAAAGCGGAACTGGTGAAACGTTTTGACTACGCCTGCTGTGACACGATCAAAGAGTTCCGGGTTGCGAAGGGTCTCGCGATGACCGCGAACCGACACGTGAAGTCGGGGTCGATGCGACACGATAAAGATGATCGCGACCATATCTTAAACCCCCGCAATTTTGTTCTCGGCTGGGATAATCGCGAGAAGAAACGGCGTCTTGCCGAAGAGATTGAGCAACTTGCAAACGACGAAGCCGAATTGTCGGCTGCTCTGCAGTCGATCGACGAACAACTCGCCGGCTGGCAACGAAAACAACAGGCGGTCGAAAAGGCGCTGGAAATTCCATTCTTTGAGCGGATCGACTTCGAGTCGCATGAGGACGAGATTCAGCGACTCGAAGCCGAACGCCGGGCGATTGAAAGTAAGTCGAGTGCGATCCAGACCTTGAAGGCGCGTCTGGACGAGGTTGTCGAAACGATTGATGAGCTGAAATTGGAGCGGGACCAACTGATCGGCGACGAGCGGGAATTACAAAATTCAATTACCTCTGCCAAAAAGCAGGTCGACAAAGCCGAGCGGCAGCTTAAGGATGGCCGTCGCGATGGTCGCCTCGAAGAGCATCGCAAGTCTTTTGAGGAACTCGATCTTCAACTCGCCGATCCGCCGATGACGGCGGAAAGCCTGTGGGAACGCAGTCGTCAATGGCGTGATGAAACCGACGGTCAGATCGCCGATCTCAACGAACGCATTGAGCCGATTCGCAATAATCTTACCGATGCGATGTCGCGCTTTCTCCGCGTCTGCCCGGAGCGGGCCGGGGACCTGCGGGCGACCCCGGACTACGTTGACGACTTCCTGCAATTACGGAGCCGGATTCTCGAGGATGACCTGCCGCGTTTCGAGCAGCGTTTTAAGGAGCGCCTTAATCGCAAAGTGATTGAAGAGATCGGCTTGTTCCGCAGTTCGCTGCAACAGGAACGCCGAGAAATTGAGAACAAAATCGAACTGCTGAATCGATCGCTGTGGAAGCTCGACTACCGCCCCGGGATGCACATCCGGCTGGAGCCGCGTCCGATTCATGACGCGGAGATTAATGACTTCCGAATTCGGTTGGACGAATGTGTCGAGGGCAGCTTCGACGACTCTCCGGAAGCGAACGAAGCACGCTTCCTGCGGATTAAAGACTTAATTCTGAAGCTGCGTGACGATGATTCCCGGCGTTGGCGGGATAAGGTCACCGATGTGCGTCGCTGGTTTGATTTCGTGGCCGCGGTCGTCGAGGAAGAGACCTCGAAGATCGTGTCGGAGTATCGTGACAGCAGCGGGCAATCGGGCGGAGAAAAATCGAAACTCGCCTTTACGATTCTCGTCGCCGCGATCGCCTATCAATACGACCTCGACCCTGAAGACCCGGCGCAGGATCGCTTCCGCTTCGTGGTCGTCGATGAGATGTTCTCGAAGGTCGATGATCAGTATGCAGAGTATGCGCTCGAGCTGTTTCGGCAGTTCGGCCTGCAACTGCTGATCGTCGCCCCGCTCGACGCAAAAGCCCGCGTGACGCAGGCTTATGTCGGTTGCTACCTGCATGTGGTGAAGCAAGAGCATCACTCCGCCATTTACGAAATGACCGCCGCGGAGTTTGAACAAATTGCGGAGGATGAAATTTCTGCCAAGCCCCAGCGCCGCGCAAAGGTTCGGTAG
- a CDS encoding DUF4194 domain-containing protein → MSENLPEYRDWSLPAVRLLQGVVEQQDGRVWDVLMSNVSQLEQYMAKIGLRLVVDETEGLAFLRQFDEEELPDGYEMIPRLFRSSRLSFGQTVLAVLLRDALRKFEEDQIGDARCVVEEAVLFDSWKSFFPDHKDEVKLRRDLQSTLRKLEGLSFVRPFGSDPPAWEVRRILKARLTAEVLEHLKTQLKNAVAEKRIAAVVSDHSE, encoded by the coding sequence ATGTCAGAAAACCTTCCGGAATATCGCGATTGGAGCCTGCCGGCGGTTCGACTGCTGCAAGGCGTTGTCGAGCAGCAGGACGGCCGGGTGTGGGACGTTTTAATGTCGAACGTCTCGCAGCTTGAGCAATATATGGCGAAGATCGGGCTGCGGCTCGTCGTCGACGAAACAGAAGGCTTGGCCTTCTTAAGGCAATTCGACGAAGAAGAACTGCCGGACGGTTATGAAATGATTCCGAGACTATTTCGATCATCTCGACTCAGTTTCGGTCAAACCGTTCTCGCCGTGTTGCTGCGCGATGCGCTGCGAAAATTCGAAGAAGACCAGATCGGCGATGCCCGCTGCGTGGTCGAAGAAGCGGTCCTCTTTGATTCCTGGAAGTCGTTCTTTCCGGATCACAAAGATGAAGTGAAATTGAGGCGGGATTTGCAGTCGACTCTCCGTAAGCTTGAGGGCCTGTCGTTCGTCCGGCCGTTCGGGTCCGACCCGCCCGCCTGGGAAGTCCGCCGCATCTTAAAAGCTCGGCTGACGGCTGAGGTGCTCGAGCACCTGAAAACACAGTTGAAGAACGCGGTTGCGGAGAAACGTATCGCCGCGGTCGTGTCCGATCATTCCGAGTAG
- a CDS encoding ABC transporter permease produces MTGWLWRALPPVAVLLATVIAWQLIVSLGELPRYLLPSPYEVSSAVAARPLHFATATVRTLIAALAGFMASLILGVAIAIVFAQSRIIRTAFYPYAIFLQTVPIVAIAPLLILWLGYGLQSVIAVSLVVSLFPIIANTTAGLTRVPPEYLRLFRLYQTGRLRELRLLRLPHAVPNLITGAKTSAGLAVIGAIVGEFFAGYGSGATGLGQLIKANADQSRTPELFASVLLATLLGVLIFGLVNLAGNTILRTWYEE; encoded by the coding sequence GTGACAGGTTGGTTGTGGCGAGCCTTGCCTCCGGTCGCCGTCCTATTGGCGACTGTGATTGCGTGGCAGTTGATCGTGAGTCTCGGCGAGTTGCCGCGGTATCTGCTTCCGTCACCTTATGAGGTGTCGTCAGCCGTCGCCGCTCGCCCGCTTCATTTCGCGACGGCCACCGTTCGCACGCTGATTGCCGCCCTCGCCGGTTTTATGGCGAGTTTGATTCTGGGTGTCGCCATCGCGATCGTCTTCGCACAGTCCCGCATCATCCGGACCGCGTTCTACCCCTATGCGATCTTCCTGCAGACCGTGCCGATCGTGGCTATCGCCCCGTTACTCATCCTGTGGCTCGGCTACGGACTGCAGAGCGTCATCGCGGTCTCGCTGGTCGTGAGCCTCTTCCCGATCATCGCCAACACGACGGCCGGATTGACCCGCGTTCCGCCGGAGTACTTACGACTGTTTCGGCTCTATCAGACCGGCCGCCTGCGAGAACTCCGGCTGCTCCGATTGCCCCATGCGGTTCCGAACTTAATCACAGGCGCAAAAACCAGTGCCGGTCTGGCAGTGATCGGAGCAATCGTCGGCGAATTCTTCGCCGGCTACGGCAGCGGCGCGACAGGACTGGGCCAATTAATTAAAGCCAATGCCGACCAATCGCGAACACCGGAACTATTCGCCTCGGTCCTGCTGGCGACCCTCTTAGGGGTCTTAATTTTCGGCCTTGTTAATTTAGCCGGCAATACGATTTTACGAACTTGGTATGAGGAGTGA
- a CDS encoding transglutaminase domain-containing protein produces the protein MWLRASCSLEFNAPVATPFILMLRPRSGAQQWVAREQYVLTPSVPAIEFADPFGNLCQRLTSPEGPFSIRTSADILAADHVDTAPGAWFIEVQNLPESTIPFLLPSRYCESDRFSTMAASLTAGYQPGYDQCTAIVHYIRDTMQYVPGTGQLIISASEVNERTEAVCRDMAHLGIALCRALSIPARMVVGYLETLQPMDLHAWFEAYVGNRWYTFDPTQNDLSGGRVAIAYGRDAADVALYNQFGDPLEILDMSVTVERLNQPPT, from the coding sequence ATGTGGCTCAGAGCCTCCTGCTCGCTGGAATTTAACGCCCCCGTGGCGACGCCGTTCATCCTCATGCTGCGGCCCCGAAGCGGGGCCCAGCAGTGGGTGGCGCGGGAGCAATACGTGCTCACGCCGAGCGTGCCCGCGATCGAATTCGCCGATCCGTTCGGGAATTTATGTCAGCGGCTGACTTCGCCGGAGGGTCCGTTCTCGATTCGAACCTCGGCCGACATCCTCGCGGCCGATCACGTCGACACCGCCCCCGGTGCGTGGTTCATCGAGGTGCAGAACCTCCCCGAATCGACGATCCCGTTTCTATTGCCCAGCAGGTACTGCGAGTCGGATCGTTTCTCAACGATGGCGGCGTCGCTGACCGCCGGGTATCAGCCGGGCTACGACCAGTGCACGGCGATCGTGCACTATATTCGCGACACAATGCAGTACGTGCCCGGCACCGGCCAACTGATTATCAGCGCGTCGGAGGTCAATGAACGCACCGAAGCCGTCTGCCGAGACATGGCTCATCTGGGGATCGCGCTGTGCCGCGCCCTCTCGATCCCGGCCCGCATGGTCGTGGGCTATCTGGAGACGCTCCAACCGATGGACCTTCACGCCTGGTTTGAAGCCTACGTGGGAAATCGCTGGTACACCTTCGACCCGACGCAAAACGATCTCTCCGGCGGCCGCGTCGCCATCGCCTACGGCCGCGACGCCGCCGACGTCGCCCTCTACAACCAATTCGGCGACCCACTGGAAATCCTCGACATGTCGGTCACCGTGGAACGCTTGAATCAACCGCCGACGTAG
- a CDS encoding VOC family protein: protein MKSLKTLVIVFCCSFFTSAIADAQESVPEANFSSPRVDFGIVVTDIEKAREFYTKALGLKETGTFTVAGPWSKKVGLSDSEPFKVFIMQAGEGDAATRVKLMQFERVRGSRPDNTFIHSTYGISYLTMYVEDLDASLAQAAKAGAKPIADGPQAIEANPELSLAILRDPDGNMIELVGPRAE, encoded by the coding sequence ATGAAATCGCTCAAGACGTTGGTTATCGTGTTTTGCTGTTCGTTTTTCACTTCGGCAATCGCCGATGCTCAAGAAAGTGTTCCGGAAGCGAATTTCTCGTCGCCCCGCGTCGACTTCGGCATCGTCGTGACCGACATCGAAAAAGCGAGGGAGTTCTATACGAAGGCCTTAGGGTTGAAAGAGACCGGGACGTTCACAGTCGCGGGGCCGTGGTCGAAGAAAGTGGGTCTGTCGGACAGTGAGCCGTTCAAGGTCTTCATTATGCAGGCCGGCGAAGGGGACGCCGCCACACGGGTCAAGTTGATGCAGTTCGAACGCGTGCGTGGCAGCCGACCCGATAACACGTTCATTCATTCGACCTACGGCATCAGCTACCTCACGATGTACGTCGAGGACCTCGACGCATCGCTCGCACAGGCAGCCAAGGCCGGGGCCAAGCCGATTGCCGATGGCCCGCAAGCGATCGAGGCGAATCCCGAGCTCAGCCTCGCGATTCTCCGCGATCCGGACGGCAATATGATCGAACTCGTTGGCCCAAGAGCGGAATAG
- a CDS encoding DUF1499 domain-containing protein — protein MTSAVSKQFKVVALASLLLVSFLVAGWLMIGPFSKRPQDLGVTDGGLRACPDSPNCVCSQDPPADDVHFVPPLQFEGNPAEAFARLREIVSEMPRTSIVTQSEEYMHVEFVSAIMRYVDDVEFLLDPSQGVIHVRSASRVGYSDLGANRKRVEEIRRRFDI, from the coding sequence ATGACGAGCGCCGTGAGCAAGCAATTCAAAGTCGTCGCGCTCGCGTCACTCCTACTGGTTTCTTTTCTCGTAGCAGGATGGCTGATGATCGGTCCGTTTTCGAAGCGACCGCAAGACCTCGGCGTCACCGATGGCGGGCTGCGGGCCTGTCCGGATTCACCGAACTGCGTTTGTTCACAGGACCCACCGGCGGACGACGTTCATTTCGTTCCGCCGCTGCAGTTTGAGGGCAATCCCGCCGAAGCATTCGCCCGCTTGCGTGAAATCGTGTCGGAGATGCCGCGCACGTCGATCGTGACTCAATCAGAAGAGTACATGCACGTTGAATTCGTGTCGGCCATCATGCGTTACGTGGACGATGTTGAGTTCTTGCTTGACCCATCGCAGGGCGTCATCCATGTACGTTCGGCCTCGCGGGTGGGGTATTCCGACCTCGGCGCGAATCGCAAACGCGTCGAAGAGATTCGGCGACGATTCGATATTTAA
- a CDS encoding ABC transporter ATP-binding protein, whose product MNTTSESNAADLAVSLAGVTLDYGRPRSVFRALESVDLRISAGEFVSIIGPSGCGKSSLLRTIAGLEEPTSGISQIVAAPAERSFVFQESNLLPWRTALANARLPLELIGAEKSTRRKRCEAALERARFASADFQKRPGALSGGMRMRVALARAFVTEPALLLLDEPFAALDDLLRQKLNDELRRDWSLNRWTGVFVTHNVAEAVFLSTRVLVMSGPPGRIVADVPIDLPEQRREELRTSTEFTTLVRSVASNLKEAAT is encoded by the coding sequence TTGAATACCACTTCAGAGTCTAACGCCGCTGATCTGGCCGTCTCGCTCGCGGGCGTGACGCTCGATTACGGGCGACCCCGCTCGGTATTCCGGGCATTGGAGTCGGTCGACCTCCGCATCTCCGCGGGGGAGTTCGTTTCGATCATCGGGCCCTCCGGCTGCGGGAAGAGTTCTTTACTGCGGACGATCGCCGGACTCGAAGAACCGACCTCGGGCATATCGCAAATCGTCGCGGCTCCCGCGGAGCGGTCCTTCGTGTTTCAGGAGTCCAACTTGCTGCCGTGGCGGACGGCGCTCGCGAATGCTCGCCTGCCGCTCGAATTGATCGGGGCTGAGAAATCAACGCGTCGAAAACGCTGCGAGGCGGCGCTGGAGCGAGCGCGATTCGCATCGGCGGACTTTCAAAAGCGCCCTGGGGCACTCTCGGGTGGGATGCGAATGCGGGTCGCGCTCGCCCGGGCCTTCGTGACGGAGCCGGCGTTGCTGTTGCTCGATGAACCGTTCGCGGCGCTGGACGACCTGCTCCGACAAAAGCTGAATGACGAACTTCGGCGAGACTGGTCGCTTAACCGTTGGACAGGGGTGTTCGTCACGCACAACGTGGCCGAGGCGGTTTTTCTGTCGACGCGGGTGCTGGTCATGAGCGGACCGCCGGGACGCATCGTTGCCGACGTGCCGATCGACCTGCCGGAGCAGCGCCGTGAGGAACTAAGAACGTCGACGGAGTTCACAACACTCGTGCGGTCGGTCGCCTCCAACTTGAAGGAGGCCGCGACGTGA